The sequence TCCACTGGTCGCCCGGACAAACGGTGGCGCCCTTTTGCACCTGGTCCCAGATGTCACGATGACCCACCACGCCGGTGACCGGGATACTGTTCTCGAACTTCGGCTGCAGTGGGACGCTGTACTTCTGCATCAGCCAGGCGATCAACTGCGTGGCGCTGGCGAGCTGGGCGGCTGTCGGTTCCTGCTTCTCTGGCGGGTGCGGTTTGCCCTGCAGATCGGTGCGCATGAAGCGGCCAATCAGGCTGACCGCCACCGTGTAACTGTTCGGTTCGCCGCCCACCTGGTTCGAACGGATGTCATCGGGCTGGCAGTGATAGATGACGCCGTCGGGCGCCACGATGTAGTGATAGCCGACGCCGGGCCACGGCGCCTTGATGACCTGGTCGCCCTTCTTGCGTTCGCCGAAGACGTGGTAATGCGCAATGGTCTCCACGGTGTGCGTCAGCGGGGTGTCGGTGTGATGCACCGCGATCATCGTGATCGGCCGCGTGCGCGTCGTGTAGGGCGGCAGGGTGGGGTGCGTAGCCAGCTTGCCGATCATGTCCACGATCGCGGGCTGCGGCACACCGGCCGGCTGACCCGCCCGCAGCCGGGCGATCTCGGCCTCCAACGCCGCGATGCGGCTGCGCAACTGCGTCACCGTGACCTCGCCGGCGGCGACCGCATCACGCAGGTTCGTCACCTGCGCCTGCAGATCGGCCACCTGGCCGCCCGCGCTGCGCAAACGCGCCACCTCGGCCTGCGCCTGCACCAGCGCGCTCTTCAGGTCATCGCGCTCCTGCGTCAGCCCGCTGATCTGGCCGCGCAACTGCGCGACCAGCGCGCTGTCGTCGGCGCCCCCGTCGTCCGGCGGCGCTTTGGCCCGCTCGGCCTCCACGGCCGCCAGCAGGGTGTGCTTGAAAGCGGCGCCGCTCAGCCATTGTGCGCCGGGCGAGGGAGCGCTCTTCTCCACTTCCCGGCGGCCGATGACCGCCTCGACGCCCAATTGGCAGGTTGACAACAGCCAGGCGATCAGGCGGGCCGCGGCGTTCAACTGCTCCGCGGGCGGTGCAACCGTCGTAAAATCGCCGGCCAGGGCCACGGCCACGCTGTCGGCGTTCGCGGCCGGCTGATCGGTCTGCTCGGTGATCGTCTCCAGCGGCTGCGTCGCGTAGATCGTGCCGTTGCTGCTGATCAGGAAATGATAGGTGATGCCGGGCCGGTTCTTGCCTACTACCTGCGCCTCGGCCACGCGCTGCGGCGTGACCGTGCCCGGAGTCACCGTGTGATGCACGACGATGCGCTTGATGTCGCTCAGCGGCCGGGTCGGGTAACGCTTGACCTCATGCTGTTTCAACGGCCCAGGATCCTTGATCTCCGGCTTGACCACGCCTGGCGCCGGCGCTCCGCCCTGCAGTCGCCGCACCTGTTCAGTCAGATCGGCGATTTGCAGCTCCTTCTGCGCCACAGCGGTGCGCAGACCGACGATGTCCTGCTCCTTCTGCGCCAGCGCGTCGCGCAGGCCGGCCAGCGCCGTCTCTTTCTGCTTCAGCGCGTCACTCAGACCGTTATTATCCAGTTCCTTCTGCGCTAGCGCGGTGCGCAGGGTCTGCGTCTCCTGCTCGAGCTGCGTGGCGGCGACCTGCAACTTGCCGAGCTGGGCCGTCAGTTCATCCACGCGCTGGCGCAGTACCGCCAACTCGGTGTCGTCCGGCTGCGGCTGTTTGTTCAGCCAGGTCTGCACATCGGTCAGCAGGCGCTCACGGTAGCGGGCGCCGGTGTTCCATTGGTTACCGGGCGAGGGAGCGATCTTCTCCACTTCCCGGCGGCCGATGACCGCCTCGACGCTCAATTGGCAGGTAACGAGCAGCCAGGCGACCAGGTGGGCGGCGCTGGCAAGCTGCGCTTCGGTGGGCACTTCCGTCGTGAAATTGCCGCCCAACGCCACCGCCACACTGTCAGCGTTGAGATCGGGTTTGCCCGCCTCCACGACGGCCTCCAGCGGCTGCGTCCAGTAGATCGTGCCATCCGTGTTGATGAGGAAATGGTAGGTGATGCCCAACTTGCCGGTGCGGATCAGGGATTTGGCAATAGTCACGGGAGAGGTGTCGCCGGCAATCCCGGTGTGGTGAATCACGATGCGGCGGATCGCGCCTGCGTCACGGGTGGGATAAGGCGCGGTCTGTGGCAGGCTTCCGCGCAGGTCTTGCAGGTCCGGCTGCGGCACTGCGCCCGGCGGCAGGGCCAGCAGCGCTTCCAGGCTGCTCACGCTGCGGGTCAGGGCATCGGCCTCCGCGGCTGCGGCGGTCACGTCGCCGGCGCGCTTGCCCAGGTCTGCAATGCGGGCCACGAGCGGGCCGGACACCGCGGCGCCCGCGGCGAGCGCCTTCTGCAGATCGGCCAGCAATTTGGCCACCTGCGTCTCCAGATCGCCCAGGCGCTTGCGCAGCGCCGCGAAGGGATCGTCCACCACCACCGCCCGCTGCGGCCACTTGAAGCCGGCGCCCAGGGCCTGCCTGAAATCGTCTTTGGCACCGTTCTTGTCTTCGATCACGAAACGGTCATCATGCGACCACCGATAGAGCACCAACGCGCGGATCACCTGGTTGCCCGGGTTCTGATTCCAGCCGTTGATGTCCTCGTACGCGCGGCGAATCCAGCCGGTGTTGCGGTCTTCCCACGGCCCGTTGTAGTTAGTTTCGGTGATGTAGCACGGCAGGGAGCGCATGGACGCGGGCACCACGCGCAGGAAATCCTGGTAGGTGGCAAACTGCTTGCTGTAGCGGTTGTACGGCGGGTCCATCGTTTCAGTGCTGGTGATGATCGCCGGATCGGGGCTGCGGCTATAGGTGTGCAGGGTGAAGCCGTCGCACTCGCCGGCCACCAGCTTGAGCACCTCCTCGAAATACTTGACCCAGTCGCCGGTATGCTCATTCCAGGGCGCTACGGCCCCCACCAACACCTGTGCGCCGGGGTCCACTGCATGGATGGCATTGCGGCAGAGGCGGTAGCAGCGTGCGTACAGCGCCGGCGTGATCTTTTCATCCGGCTCCGGCGACTTGGGCTGCTCCTCGCGCATGTTCGTCTCGTTGCCGATGATCCAGATGCGGCAGCCCGGCGAGTTACGCACGAAATTGGCGCAGCGCCTGGCGAAGTCCTCGTAGCGCGAGGAGTGGGGGATGGTGCTGGTGGGGGGGTAGCCGTAGTTCAGGCGCACGATCACGCCCAGGCCGCGGCCGGAGAGGTTGGCGTAATTGGGATTGCCGCCGTGATCGTTCGGATCGGCCTCGATCTTCTCGGAAATGACCACCCACCCTGGCGTACTCGCATCGAGCATCAACTGCTCACCGCCGGGATCGTGTAGTCCGTACAGGTACTCGGAGTCGAACATGGGACGTGGCATCAGTGAAACCTCCGGGATCGAGAGTGCAAAGTGCAAAGTGCAAAGTGCAAAGTGCAAAGCGCAGAGTGCAAAGTGCAAAGTGCAGCGTATTGAGTTCGGTTGCTGTTTGTTCGGGTAGGGCTTCGTGTGCGGTTGTTGTTTTGAGCCGCCTGCATTATACGCCCCCCACGCCATTGAGCAAATCCCGCTCCCCGGTCTCCAGAGAGAGATCAGGGATTAGAGACCAGAGATCGGGTGTGTGGAAGGCGAGAGTTCTGCCGTTTTTTGCCATTCCTCTTGCCAGTGTTAGAATGCATTCTGCTGCCCGTCTCAGCACGGAGAGACGAGTTGACGCCCGATAAGGATCGAATGGAGATTCATGCGCCTCAAGCAACTTGAACTGCAAGGCTACAAATCGTTCGCCAATCGTACTGAGTTCGTCTTCGACCGCGGCGTGACCGCGGTCATCGGCCCCAATGGCTCCGGTAAATCGAATGTGGCTGACGCGGTGCGCTGGGTGCTCGGCGAGCAGAGCTTCAACCTGCTGCGCGGCAAGAAGACCGAAGACATGATCTTCTCCGGCAGTGATCAGCGCGCCCGCCTGGGCATGGCGGAGGTGCGCCTGACCCTGGACAACAGCGATGGCTCGCTGCCGCTCGACTTCGCTGAAGTGACCATCACGCGTCGCGCCTTCCGCTCTGGTGAAAACGAATATCTGCTCAACGGCAACCGCGTGCGCCTCAAGGACATTGCCGAGCTGCTCGGCCGCTCCGGTCTCAGCCGACGCACCTACACCGTCATCGGCCAGGGCCTGGTGGATCAAGTGCTCTCCCAGCGGCCCGATGAGCGCCGCGCGCTGTTCGAGGAGGCTTCGGGTATCACCGGCCAGCAGGCCAAGCGCGACGAAGCCCTGCGCCGCCTGGACGACACGAAGGTCAACCTACAGCGGGTGCAGGACCTGCTGCAGGAACTGACCCCGCGCTTGCGCCACCTCAAACTGGCCGCGGACAAGGCCAACCAGGCCAGGCAGCTCCAGGCCGACCTGCACGCGCTGCTGCGCACCTGGTACGGCTACCGCTGGCATACGCTGCTGGGCGAGGTTGAACGCGCCCAGCAGGGCGAGCGCAGCGCCGCTGACCTGCAACGCCAGTTCCAGGCCGACCTGGCCCGCCTGGAAGCGGATCTGCAGGCGCAGCGCGCTCGCCATGCTGATCTGCGCCAGCACCTGGGCGATTGGCACCGCGCAGCCAGCGCGCTGCACCGCCAGGCCGAGACGACCCAACGCGAACTGGCGGTCAACGAAGAGCGTCAGCGCCAACTGCTGGGTCGTCAACGCGACACCGCGCTCGAGGTGGAAAATTTGCAGGCGCAGGAATCTGTGGCCCAGGAACGGCTGCAGGCCCTGCTGGCGGCCGTGACCACTCACCGTGAAGCCGCGACGGCACGGCAGGCCGCGGTGCGCCAGGCAGAAGAGGCCCTGGCCGCACGCCAGGCTGACCGTCGTGTCCGCCAGCAGGCGCTGGAGCAGGTGCAGGCCGAAGCCAACCGCCTGCTCTCTGCCCAACAGGCCGCACGTGCGCAGATGACGCAGATTGGCGAACGTCAGGCTGCGTTGCAGAAAAAGCAGTCCGAACACGCCGGCGCCATCGCCGTTGCGCGCCAGACCGCGGCCACCCTGGCGCAGCGTGTTGGTCTCCTGGAGGCCGAACAGGCGGCTGCACAGGCCGAAATTCAACGTCTGGGCAACCTGGGCGCCGAGCAGGCAGCCCTGGCCGAGCAAACTGAGGGTGAGCGCCGCCAACTGGCCGCCGCGCTGAACGATGTCAGCCGTGAAAGCGCCAGCTTGCAGGGCCGTTTCGAGGTGCTGACGCGTTTACGCAGCGAAGGCGCGGGCTTTGCCGCGGGCACGCGGGCCGTATTGGCCGATCTGTCCAGCCCGCGGCCACAGCTTCCGGCCGGCATCCTGGGCACAGTCGCCTCATTGATCCGGGTGCCCAGTCATCTGGAGACCGCGCTCGAAGTCGCCCTGGGCGGTCAACTGCAGGACATCGTGGTAGAAACCTGGGCAGTGGCCGAGGCTGCCATCGCGTTTCTCAAACGCACCGACAGCGGGCGCGCCACCTTCCTGCCCCTGGACACGATCCGGCCCGCGCCGCCCATTCCTGTGCCGCGTGGCGCGGGGGTGCTCGGCGTCGCGGCCGACCTGGTGGAGGCCGCGCCGCGCCTGGCGCCGGTGGTCGCTTACCTGCTCAATCGCGTCGTCGTCACCGAAGACCTGGCCGCGGCGCGGCGCGTGCGCCAGGGGCTGGGCAGCGGCCCGCAGCCAACGTTGGCGACGCTGGAAGGCGACCTGGTGCGGCCCGGCGGCAGTGTCAGCGGCGGCAGCTCAGCGCGCAATCGCCAGGATGGCTCAGTGCTGGCGCGCGAACGCGAGTGGCGTGAGATGCCCGCGGCTATCGAGGCGTCGAAGGCGCGCAGCCGCCAAGTCGAGTCCCAGGTGCGCCAGGCGGAACAGAAGCGCCAGGCCGCGCTCGACAGCCAGCGTCAACTGCGCAGCGTGCAGACACGGCAGGAACAACAGGCCGCGACCGGTCGTGAGGCGCTCAACCAGGTGCAGCGCGACCTGGATCGTCAGCGCCAGGCCGAACGTTGGCACACCGATCTGGCGCGGCAGGCGGCCGAGGAAAGCGTCACCCTGGCCGCGCGGATCAGCGCGCTGCAAGCCACCCTGACCCAGCACGACGCCCAGCAGGCGGCCAGCCAGGACGCCATCGGCGCCGCGCGGCAATCGCTGGCCGCGCTCGCAGCTGATGATCTCGATCAGGCGCTGGCCGCGGCACGCGCCGCCCTGGCAAACGCGCAGGCGCAGGTTTCCACGCAGGCCGCGCTGGGGCAGCAGGCGCAGATGGCGCGTGAACAGGCTGTCGCGCAAGCCGCGGCCCGTCGCGCTCGCGCCGCGGAGTGGCAGGCCGAGCTGGAGCGCCTGGGCGCGCACGTGCGCGAGTTGACCAGCCAGGATGGCCGGCTGGCCGGCCAGATCAAGACCTATCAGGATCAGATCGAACCGGCCGAGGCTGAACTGGCAAAGGTGGAAGCGACGCAAACGCAGCAGGAAAACGTGGCCAACCGGGCGCGCCAGCAGGTACGCAGCGCCGAGGTGCAGTTGAACCAGGCCCGCCTGGAGTTGGAACGACGCCAGGACACGCTGGCGCGCCTGCGTCGCGACATCGAGCACGATTTTGGCCTGGTGCAGTTGGAGCAGAGCGAGGAGCTGGCCGAGCAGCCGCCGCTGCCGTTGGGCGCGCTGGTCGAAACCCTGCCGGTGGTGGAAACTCCGCCGGAGGGGCTGGAAGCCGAGGTGCAGCGCCTGCGTCAGCAGTTGACCCGCCTGGGCAACATCAACCCCGACGCACCGACCGAGTATCAGGAAGCGGCCGGCCGCCATACCTTCCTGGTCGAGCAGGTGGCCGACCTGGAAAAAGGGGCACACGGGCTGCACGAGGTCATCGCCGAACTGGAGAAGGTGATGGAGCGGGAGTTCCGCAAGACCTTTCGGGCCATTGCCGAGCGCTTCAAGGAATACTTCAGCATGCTCTTTGGCGGCGGCAGTGCGCGTCTCAGCCTGACCGATGGCGACAGTCTGGCCACGACCGGCATCGAGATCATCGCCCGGCCGCCGGGCAAGCGGCCGCAGAGCCTGGCCCTGCTCTCCGGCGGCGAACGTGCGCTGACCGCGGCCGCGCTCATCTTCAGCGTGCTCAGCGTCAGCCCGCCGCCGTTCTGCATTCTCGATGAGGTGGATGCGGCCCTGGACGAGGCCAACGTGGGGCGTTTTCGGGATGCGCTCGGCCGCCTGGCGCGTGACACTCAGTTCATCGTCATCACGCACAACCGCGGCACGGTGGAAGCCGCGCGGACCATCTACGGCGTCTCCATGAGCACGGACAATGCCTCGCAGGTGTTGTCGCTGCGCCTGGAAGAGGTGCCCGGTGATGCTGACGAGCGCAAGGTTGAAGCGGGCCGTGCGGGGTAAGTCCTGGGCTGCGCCCGCGCTCATCGCCAGTGTGTTCTTCTGGTCCGCCAGTTTTACCTGGTCCAAGCTGGCCTTGCAGGAGGTGAACCCGTGGAGCCTGGCCTTCTGGCGCTGGCTGATCGCGGCCCTGTTCTTCGCCGCCTATCTGCCGTTGAGCGGACAGGGGCCGCAGGTGCGTCTGGCGCTGCGGCGAGATGGCGGACGCCTGCTCCTGCTCAGCCTGCTCGGCGTCAGCCTGCTCTACGGCCTGCAGAACATCGGCCTGACCCGCACCAGCGCCATCCACAGCAGCCTCATCATGAACGCGATCGGCCTTTTCACCGCGCTGCTCGGCGTCTTCTGGCTGGGCGAGCGACTGGGCCGCCGCGGCTGGCTGGGCCTGGCGCTGGCGTTCGGCGGGGTGATTCTCATCGTCTGGCAGGGCGCCGCGCCCGCGGCTGGCGTCAGCACCCTGGCGGGCGACCTGATCACGCTGGCAGCCGCGCTGTGCGCCGCGCTCTATTCCATCTACGGCAAGCCGCTGGTCGGCCGTACGCCGCCGGCCGTCATGACCGGGTTGGTCGCCGGCTTTGGCGCCCTCTTCTTGCTGCCGGTCGCCGCCTGGCAAGGGCTGACCATCCCCGCCCAGCCAGGCACATGGCTGCTGCTGCTGGCCCTCGGCATCGGCAGCAGCGCGCTCGCCAACCTGGCCTGGTGGCAGATCCTGGCCCGTATGGACGCCAGCCGCGCCGGCATCTTCCTCTTCCTCATCCCCGTCATCGCCAGCCTGATCGCGGTCATCACCCTGGGCGAAAGCCTGGGCGGCCAAACCCTCGCCGGCGCCGCGCTCGTGTTGGGTGGGCTGTACCTGGCGCGGTAGTTCCAAATGTAGCCATCCATGTGACTGGCCAGCGCCAGGCCGTCCTGGTGGGCGCGACGCGTCCCGTAGGGACACCTGACCTTAGCCATCATCGCACGAGCCGTATCCGTCCCGTAGGGACACCTGACCTTAGCGACGGATTGCGCTCGGGGCGGCCTCATTCAATCGTCCCTACGGGACGACGGGTGTGGGGGGGCATCGCTCGCTCAAGTCAAGGTGCCCCTACGGGGCGACGGGTGTGGGGGGCATCGCTCGCTCAAGTCAAGGTGCCCCTACGGGGCGCCGCATTTCCAAATGTAGCTTTCCAACGCCCACAATCCCTCTTGCTGCCCACCTATCTCGGGGATTTTGGGCCAAAACCGCCCGAACGAGGAGCGCAGGCCCATTTACGGGCAGCCATTCCGTTCACATTTGGCGATCAGCAAATTTATCCTTATAATAAGGATGAATTCCCAGAAAAGTAGTCGTCATGAACGGACAATTAGCCGATACGAGGCGCCTCTATGCCATCCGGTCCATCAACTCGCTTTCTCGACTTCGATCTGGAAATTGGCTTCGGCGCAGACCGCGCCTATCCCGTCACCGTGCTCTATTCACCGGCAGGCGAGGCGCGCGGCGTCATGCGCTTCCCGGCCGATGATCGGACGCTCACCAGTGTCCTGGCGAATCTGCGCACCGCGCTGCGCGATTCCGACCATCAGCGACGTGCGGCGCCCAGCCCCGGTCAGCGGGCCGTGCGAGAATTCGGCCAGGCCCTCTTCGATGCGCTTTTCACCGGCGAGGTGCGCAGCCGCTATGATGTCAGCCAACAGCAGGCGGCCGACGCGGATGTGGGCCTGCGCCTGCGCCTGCGCATCCGACCGCCCGAACTGGCCGTGTTGCCCTGGGAGTACCTGTACGACGCCCGCGAGGGCGACTACCTCTGCCTGTCACGCAACACGCCGATCATTCGCTACCCGGAACTGCCACAAGCCGTGCAGCCCCTGCCCGTGGTCAAGCCACTGCGCATCCTGGGCGTGGTCGCCGCGCCCCGCGACCTGCCTGCCCTGGACGTGGGCCAGGAACAGGCGCGCATCGGCCGCGCGCTGGCGTCCCTGCAGGCCGGCGGGCAGGTACACCTGACCTGGCTTGCCGAATCCACGGTGCGCGCCTTGCAGCAGGCGCTGCGCGCAGGCCCGTGGCACATCTTTCATTTTGTGGGACATGGCGGCTTCGACAGCGCCAGTGACGAGGGCTTCGTGGTGTTGACCAACGATAGCGGGCAGTCACAGCCGCTGTTCGCCACACAACTGGCGCGGCTGCTGGCCGACCAGCGCAGCCTGCGCCTGGTGCTTCTCAACGCCTGCGAAGGGTCGGTCAGCAGCGAACACGACATCTTCTCCAGCGTGGCCGCCATCCTGACGCGGCGGGGAATGCCGGCCGTGCTGGCGATGCAGGATGTCATCACAGACCAGGCCGCGCTGGAATTTGCCCGCGCCTTCTACGAAGCCGTGGCCGATGGGCTGCCCGTGGAGGCCGCGGTCAGCGAGGGCCGCAAGACGGTGAGCCTGGTGGTGGGCAACACGGTGGAATGGGGCACCCCGGTCCTGACCATGCGCGCGCCCGAAGGGACGCTGTTCGCTGTCAACGCAGGGCCGGTGACGGTGACATCGCCCGTCGAGGCCGAAAAACGGGGCAGTGCGGAGGATGTTCTCCCTGCGCTGCAGGCGCCGCGACCTGGCCCCATTGCAGCCCACTGGTTGGAAATGGTGGCGCCCCGCAGCCATACCGCCGCGGCGCCGGCCCGCATCGCGTTCGACTGGGTGGAGATTCCCGCGGGACCGTTCTGGATGGGGAGCGACAAGCAGAAGGACGCTGAGGCCTCGGAATATGAGCTACCGCAGCACACGGTGACCTTGGGCGCGTATCGAATCAGCCGGGCGCCGGTGATGGTGGCGCAGTTTGCGGTCTTTGTGCAGGCAACGGGCTACGTGACGACGGCGGAGAAGGAAGGGTGGAGTCACGTGTGGACCGGATCGAAGTGGAAGCAGGTGAAGGATGCGTCATGGCGAGCGCCGCGCATGCCTGGCAGTGACGTGGAGCAAAAAGGGCAGCATCCGGTGACGTGCGTGAGTTGGATGGATGCGTTGGCGTTTTGCGCCTGGGCAGGGGTGCAGATTCCAAGCGAGGCGGAATGGGAGAAGGCGGCGCGCGGCGCGGATGGGCGGATTTACCCGTGGGGGAAACGAGGCGCCAGACGGGCGCCGCTGCAACTTCGGCGTGGACGGCGGCGACACGACGGCGGTGGGGAGTTACCCAATGGGAGCGAGCGCCTATGGGGTGTTGGACATGGCGGGGAACGTGTGGGAATGGACGCGCAGTGCGTGGGGACAACAATGGGACAAGCCAGATTTTGTCTATCCGTACAACGCACGCGATGGCCGCGAGGAATTGAGCAGAACAGATCTGCGTCGAGTCCTGCGGGGCGGGAGCTGGCACAATGGAAGCAACAACGTACGCTCCGCGCTCCGCTACCGCGGCAGCCCCGGCAGCCGCAGTTGC is a genomic window of Candidatus Amarolinea dominans containing:
- a CDS encoding N-acetylmuramoyl-L-alanine amidase, with amino-acid sequence MPRPMFDSEYLYGLHDPGGEQLMLDASTPGWVVISEKIEADPNDHGGNPNYANLSGRGLGVIVRLNYGYPPTSTIPHSSRYEDFARRCANFVRNSPGCRIWIIGNETNMREEQPKSPEPDEKITPALYARCYRLCRNAIHAVDPGAQVLVGAVAPWNEHTGDWVKYFEEVLKLVAGECDGFTLHTYSRSPDPAIITSTETMDPPYNRYSKQFATYQDFLRVVPASMRSLPCYITETNYNGPWEDRNTGWIRRAYEDINGWNQNPGNQVIRALVLYRWSHDDRFVIEDKNGAKDDFRQALGAGFKWPQRAVVVDDPFAALRKRLGDLETQVAKLLADLQKALAAGAAVSGPLVARIADLGKRAGDVTAAAAEADALTRSVSSLEALLALPPGAVPQPDLQDLRGSLPQTAPYPTRDAGAIRRIVIHHTGIAGDTSPVTIAKSLIRTGKLGITYHFLINTDGTIYWTQPLEAVVEAGKPDLNADSVAVALGGNFTTEVPTEAQLASAAHLVAWLLVTCQLSVEAVIGRREVEKIAPSPGNQWNTGARYRERLLTDVQTWLNKQPQPDDTELAVLRQRVDELTAQLGKLQVAATQLEQETQTLRTALAQKELDNNGLSDALKQKETALAGLRDALAQKEQDIVGLRTAVAQKELQIADLTEQVRRLQGGAPAPGVVKPEIKDPGPLKQHEVKRYPTRPLSDIKRIVVHHTVTPGTVTPQRVAEAQVVGKNRPGITYHFLISSNGTIYATQPLETITEQTDQPAANADSVAVALAGDFTTVAPPAEQLNAAARLIAWLLSTCQLGVEAVIGRREVEKSAPSPGAQWLSGAAFKHTLLAAVEAERAKAPPDDGGADDSALVAQLRGQISGLTQERDDLKSALVQAQAEVARLRSAGGQVADLQAQVTNLRDAVAAGEVTVTQLRSRIAALEAEIARLRAGQPAGVPQPAIVDMIGKLATHPTLPPYTTRTRPITMIAVHHTDTPLTHTVETIAHYHVFGERKKGDQVIKAPWPGVGYHYIVAPDGVIYHCQPDDIRSNQVGGEPNSYTVAVSLIGRFMRTDLQGKPHPPEKQEPTAAQLASATQLIAWLMQKYSVPLQPKFENSIPVTGVVGHRDIWDQVQKGATVCPGDQW
- the smc gene encoding chromosome segregation protein SMC, which translates into the protein MRLKQLELQGYKSFANRTEFVFDRGVTAVIGPNGSGKSNVADAVRWVLGEQSFNLLRGKKTEDMIFSGSDQRARLGMAEVRLTLDNSDGSLPLDFAEVTITRRAFRSGENEYLLNGNRVRLKDIAELLGRSGLSRRTYTVIGQGLVDQVLSQRPDERRALFEEASGITGQQAKRDEALRRLDDTKVNLQRVQDLLQELTPRLRHLKLAADKANQARQLQADLHALLRTWYGYRWHTLLGEVERAQQGERSAADLQRQFQADLARLEADLQAQRARHADLRQHLGDWHRAASALHRQAETTQRELAVNEERQRQLLGRQRDTALEVENLQAQESVAQERLQALLAAVTTHREAATARQAAVRQAEEALAARQADRRVRQQALEQVQAEANRLLSAQQAARAQMTQIGERQAALQKKQSEHAGAIAVARQTAATLAQRVGLLEAEQAAAQAEIQRLGNLGAEQAALAEQTEGERRQLAAALNDVSRESASLQGRFEVLTRLRSEGAGFAAGTRAVLADLSSPRPQLPAGILGTVASLIRVPSHLETALEVALGGQLQDIVVETWAVAEAAIAFLKRTDSGRATFLPLDTIRPAPPIPVPRGAGVLGVAADLVEAAPRLAPVVAYLLNRVVVTEDLAAARRVRQGLGSGPQPTLATLEGDLVRPGGSVSGGSSARNRQDGSVLAREREWREMPAAIEASKARSRQVESQVRQAEQKRQAALDSQRQLRSVQTRQEQQAATGREALNQVQRDLDRQRQAERWHTDLARQAAEESVTLAARISALQATLTQHDAQQAASQDAIGAARQSLAALAADDLDQALAAARAALANAQAQVSTQAALGQQAQMAREQAVAQAAARRARAAEWQAELERLGAHVRELTSQDGRLAGQIKTYQDQIEPAEAELAKVEATQTQQENVANRARQQVRSAEVQLNQARLELERRQDTLARLRRDIEHDFGLVQLEQSEELAEQPPLPLGALVETLPVVETPPEGLEAEVQRLRQQLTRLGNINPDAPTEYQEAAGRHTFLVEQVADLEKGAHGLHEVIAELEKVMEREFRKTFRAIAERFKEYFSMLFGGGSARLSLTDGDSLATTGIEIIARPPGKRPQSLALLSGGERALTAAALIFSVLSVSPPPFCILDEVDAALDEANVGRFRDALGRLARDTQFIVITHNRGTVEAARTIYGVSMSTDNASQVLSLRLEEVPGDADERKVEAGRAG
- a CDS encoding DMT family transporter; amino-acid sequence: MLTSARLKRAVRGKSWAAPALIASVFFWSASFTWSKLALQEVNPWSLAFWRWLIAALFFAAYLPLSGQGPQVRLALRRDGGRLLLLSLLGVSLLYGLQNIGLTRTSAIHSSLIMNAIGLFTALLGVFWLGERLGRRGWLGLALAFGGVILIVWQGAAPAAGVSTLAGDLITLAAALCAALYSIYGKPLVGRTPPAVMTGLVAGFGALFLLPVAAWQGLTIPAQPGTWLLLLALGIGSSALANLAWWQILARMDASRAGIFLFLIPVIASLIAVITLGESLGGQTLAGAALVLGGLYLAR
- a CDS encoding SUMF1/EgtB/PvdO family nonheme iron enzyme is translated as MPSGPSTRFLDFDLEIGFGADRAYPVTVLYSPAGEARGVMRFPADDRTLTSVLANLRTALRDSDHQRRAAPSPGQRAVREFGQALFDALFTGEVRSRYDVSQQQAADADVGLRLRLRIRPPELAVLPWEYLYDAREGDYLCLSRNTPIIRYPELPQAVQPLPVVKPLRILGVVAAPRDLPALDVGQEQARIGRALASLQAGGQVHLTWLAESTVRALQQALRAGPWHIFHFVGHGGFDSASDEGFVVLTNDSGQSQPLFATQLARLLADQRSLRLVLLNACEGSVSSEHDIFSSVAAILTRRGMPAVLAMQDVITDQAALEFARAFYEAVADGLPVEAAVSEGRKTVSLVVGNTVEWGTPVLTMRAPEGTLFAVNAGPVTVTSPVEAEKRGSAEDVLPALQAPRPGPIAAHWLEMVAPRSHTAAAPARIAFDWVEIPAGPFWMGSDKQKDAEASEYELPQHTVTLGAYRISRAPVMVAQFAVFVQATGYVTTAEKEGWSHVWTGSKWKQVKDASWRAPRMPGSDVEQKGQHPVTCVSWMDALAFCAWAGVQIPSEAEWEKAARGADGRIYPWGKRGARRAPLQLRRGRRRHDGGGELPNGSERLWGVGHGGERVGMDAQCVGTTMGQARFCLSVQRTRWPRGIEQNRSASSPAGRELAQWKQQRTLRAPLPRQPRQPQLRCRFSGDIIVNESRIRIGEAR